A window of the Pseudomonas fluorescens genome harbors these coding sequences:
- a CDS encoding polyamine ABC transporter substrate-binding protein, with the protein MRLLKSMIPAALALACSAGALAQPQVSVYNWTDYIGETTLADFQSTSGIKVIYDVFDSNETLEGKLLAGRTGYDVVVPSNHFLARQVKAGAFLKLDRSQLPNWKNLDPKLLALLEKNDPGNEHSVPYLWGTNGIGYNVDKVKQVLGIDHIDSWAVLFEPENLKKLTQCGVSMMDSADEVFPAILNYMGMDPRSEKPEDYKKAEEKLLSIRPYITYFHSSKYVSDLANGDICVAFGYSGDVFQAANRAKDAKNGVNIAYSIPKEGANLWFDLLAIPADAGNTKEAHAFINYLLDPQVIAKVSASVGYANPNPAAKQYMDAELVNNPEVYPSQEVLDKLYISSTPPQSIMRLMTRSWSKVKSNK; encoded by the coding sequence GTGCCCTCGCCCAACCCCAGGTCAGCGTCTACAACTGGACCGATTACATTGGCGAAACCACCCTCGCCGACTTCCAGTCCACCAGCGGGATCAAGGTGATCTACGACGTCTTCGACTCCAATGAAACCCTCGAAGGCAAACTGCTCGCCGGCCGCACCGGGTATGACGTGGTGGTGCCGTCCAACCACTTTCTCGCCCGTCAGGTAAAGGCCGGTGCGTTCCTCAAACTGGATCGTTCGCAACTGCCGAACTGGAAAAACCTCGACCCGAAACTGCTGGCCCTGCTTGAGAAAAACGACCCGGGCAACGAGCACTCGGTGCCATACCTGTGGGGCACCAACGGCATCGGCTACAACGTCGACAAGGTCAAGCAAGTGCTGGGCATCGATCACATCGATTCCTGGGCCGTGCTGTTCGAACCGGAGAACCTGAAAAAACTCACCCAGTGCGGTGTGTCGATGATGGACTCGGCCGATGAAGTATTCCCGGCGATCCTCAACTACATGGGCATGGACCCGCGCAGCGAGAAACCCGAGGACTACAAGAAGGCTGAGGAGAAACTGCTGAGCATCCGGCCGTACATCACCTATTTCCATTCCTCGAAATACGTGTCCGACCTGGCCAACGGCGACATCTGCGTGGCCTTCGGTTATTCCGGCGACGTGTTCCAGGCCGCCAACCGCGCCAAGGATGCCAAGAACGGCGTGAACATCGCGTACTCGATTCCCAAGGAAGGCGCGAACCTGTGGTTCGACCTGCTGGCGATTCCCGCCGATGCCGGCAACACCAAGGAAGCCCACGCCTTCATCAATTACCTGCTCGATCCGCAAGTGATCGCCAAGGTCAGCGCCTCGGTCGGCTACGCCAACCCGAACCCGGCGGCCAAGCAATACATGGATGCCGAGCTGGTCAACAATCCCGAGGTCTATCCGTCCCAGGAAGTCCTCGACAAGCTCTACATCTCCTCTACCCCGCCCCAGTCGATCATGCGTCTGATGACCCGGTCCTGGAGCAAAGTGAAGTCGAACAAATGA
- a CDS encoding NAD(P)/FAD-dependent oxidoreductase has protein sequence MNQYTQEHAHSYYAASARASTPYPELAGDLIADVCVIGGGFTGVNTAIELAQRGLSVILLEARRIGWGASGRNGGQLIRGIGHDVEGFSRHVGSEGVRYLHRAGIDSVELVRQRITDNAIECDLRWGFCELANTPAQFDAFKAEQDSLAQLGYRHETRLVAPELIRQQVVNAGVYKGGLIDMGSGHLHPLDLVQGEARLGASLGVRIFEQSPVLEIVHGPTVQVRTRSGTVRAGSLVLGCNAHLDELEQQLSGKVLPAGSYIIATEPLSAERAAELIPQNLALCDQKVGLDYYRLSADRRLLFGGACHYSGRDPADIAAYMRPKMLKIFPQLADVRIDYQWGGKIGITANRFPQVGRLKQHPNVFYAQGYSGHGLNVTHWCAKLLGEAIHAGHSQGMDVFSGVPHMTFPGGPALRSPLLALGMFWYRLRELLG, from the coding sequence ATGAATCAGTACACCCAGGAACACGCCCACTCCTATTACGCCGCGTCGGCCCGGGCCAGCACACCTTATCCCGAACTGGCGGGTGACCTGATCGCCGATGTCTGCGTGATCGGCGGCGGGTTCACCGGCGTCAACACGGCCATTGAACTGGCTCAGCGCGGGCTCTCGGTAATTCTGCTCGAAGCCCGGCGCATCGGCTGGGGCGCCAGCGGGCGCAATGGCGGGCAACTGATTCGCGGGATCGGTCATGACGTCGAAGGTTTCTCGCGGCATGTCGGCAGCGAAGGCGTGCGCTACCTGCACCGGGCCGGGATCGATTCGGTGGAGCTGGTGCGCCAGCGCATCACCGACAACGCCATCGAATGCGACCTGCGCTGGGGCTTCTGCGAGCTGGCCAACACGCCGGCGCAGTTCGATGCCTTCAAGGCCGAGCAGGACAGTCTGGCGCAATTGGGCTACCGCCATGAAACGCGACTGGTCGCCCCTGAGCTGATTCGTCAGCAAGTGGTGAACGCGGGTGTCTACAAGGGCGGCCTGATCGACATGGGCTCGGGTCACTTGCATCCGCTGGATCTGGTCCAGGGCGAAGCACGGCTGGGCGCCTCCCTCGGAGTGCGGATATTCGAGCAGAGCCCGGTGCTGGAAATCGTCCACGGCCCGACGGTTCAGGTGCGCACCCGGAGCGGCACCGTGCGCGCCGGCAGTCTGGTGCTCGGCTGCAACGCGCACCTGGATGAACTCGAGCAGCAACTCAGTGGCAAGGTGCTGCCCGCCGGCAGTTACATCATCGCCACCGAACCGCTGTCGGCGGAACGCGCCGCCGAGCTGATTCCGCAGAATCTGGCGCTGTGCGACCAGAAAGTCGGCCTCGATTATTACCGGCTCTCGGCGGACCGGCGCTTGCTGTTCGGCGGCGCCTGTCATTATTCGGGACGGGACCCGGCGGACATCGCCGCCTACATGCGACCGAAGATGCTCAAGATCTTCCCGCAACTGGCGGACGTGCGCATCGACTATCAGTGGGGCGGCAAGATCGGCATCACCGCCAACCGCTTCCCGCAGGTCGGCCGTTTGAAGCAGCACCCGAACGTGTTCTACGCCCAGGGCTATTCCGGCCACGGCCTGAACGTCACCCACTGGTGCGCCAAGCTGCTGGGCGAGGCGATTCATGCCGGTCACAGTCAGGGCATGGATGTGTTCAGCGGCGTGCCGCACATGACCTTCCCCGGCGGCCCGGCGCTGCGTTCGCCACTGCTTGCACTGGGCATGTTCTGGTATCGCCTGCGGGAGTTGTTGGGATAA